DNA sequence from the candidate division WOR-3 bacterium genome:
TTGTAGAATGCCAAATCGGGAATTTTTTCTGCGAGCCAGAGCCAATGGCATCTAAATGTTGGTATAAGTTCTGAATTATTTGTAGGGTTGACATTCATTTTTAGTTAAGGTAAATTTTATTATGATTGTTAAAGTAATTATATGAATAAAAGTAATTATATGAATATTCGAATAAATAATTATATGAACACTATATTAAAAGTAAAAAAATAAATTAAGGGAAATTTTTATGCAAGTCTTAAAAGTAAAAAATGGATATGTTTTGAAATTAGAAACAAACGAAGATATAATGGCATTACTCAAAGACTTTACGAAACAAAAGAAGATTAAAGGAGCATTTCTCTTTGGACTCGGTGCTGGTAAAGAGATTACACTGGGATATTATGACCCGTTAAAAAAGAACTATCAGAAACGATTTTTTGCGGAAGATTATGAGTTTGCTTCCATCATCGGCAACATTGCCTATTTAGATGAAGAGCCAATATTACATATTCATTGCACAATTAGCCCGGGTAATTTTAATACTTATAGTGGCCATCTGTTTTCAGCAAAAGTAGCAGCAACGGTCGAACTCTTGATAATTCCTTTAGATAAAAAATTATTACGAAAACCTGATACCAAAACCGGACTTAACCTGCTATTTTTTGACCCGAGTAAAACAAGTAAAAGGTAAACGCAAAAACTCGAAATTCGATTCTCAAAAAATGTTCAAATTAAAAGCACCTTTTAAGCCCACTGGCGACCAACCATCAGCAATCTCCGCTTTAGTTAAAGGTCTTAAGGAGAATAAAAAGTATCAGACGCTTTTGGGTGTTACTGGTTCTGGTAAGACCTTTACAATGGCTAATGTAATTGCTCAAATTAATCGGCCGGTGATTGTTATCTCCCATAATAAAACTTTAGCTGCACAACTATATGGAGAATTCAAACAGTTCTTTCCCGAAAATGCCGTAGAATATTTTATTTCTTATTATGACTACTATCAACCGGAAGCCTATGTGCCGGAAATGGATTTGTATATTGAGAAAGATGCTTCAATTAATGAAGAGATCGAACAGATGCGTTTACGAGCAACATCAAGTCTCATTGAACGCAGAGATGTTATTATTGTTGCTTCGGTCTCTTGTATTTATAATTTAGGTGAACCTGAAGAATATAAAGAATCATTATTGCCCATTAGTTTGGATAAGAATATCAGCCGAGATGAATTGATTGAAAAACTGGTCTATCTGCAATATGCACGCAATGACACTGAACTTAAAAGGTCTTGTTTTCGCGTGCGTGGGGATGTTATTGAAATTCATCCTTCACATCGTGATTATGGAGTAAGAGTTGAATTTGGCGCAAATAATATTGAACGGATTTCAATCTTTGATATTCTTAATCGGTCAGTATTAGAAACCAGAGAACGGATTGTTATCTATCCGGCAAAATATTTTGTTACCAGCGGTAATAAGTTGGAACGTGCCATTAGAAGTATTGAAGCCGAACTTTCCCAAAGATTAGCCGAACTCCAGTCCCAAAATAAGTTATTAGAAATGCAAAGATTAAAAACCCGAACCAAATTTGACATTGAAATGTTACGCGAATTTGGTTATTGCCCAGGAATTGAAAATTATTCTCGACATCTTTCGGGACGGCCACCAGGTTCAAGACCTTATTGCCTTTTAGACTATTTTCCGTCTGACTATTTAATGATTATTGATGAATCACATCAGACAATTCCTCAAATAATCGGAATGTATAATGGCGACCGAGCGCGCAAAGAAGTCCTGGTGGAACATGGTTTTCGTTTACCTTCTTGTTTAGATAACCGACCATTGAAATTTGATGAGTTTCAGTCTTTAATCAATCAATGCATCTTTACTTCAGCAACCCCAACTGAGTTTGAAATTCGGTTAAGCGGGGGAGAGGTAGTGGAACAAATAGTGAGACCAACTGGATTAGTTGACCCTCAAATGATTGTCCGGCCAACAACTAATCAAGTTGATGATTTAATTAAAGAAATCCGCATCAGAATGGAAAGAAAGGAACGCGTCTTGGTTACAACCTTGACAAAACGGATGGCAGAAGATTTGGCAGAATATCTGACCGAAATGGGGCTTAGAGTAAAATATCTCCATTCAGAAATTGATGCCATTGAAAGAATTGAGATTCTACGCGGATTGAGATTAGGTGAATTTGATGTACTGGTCGGAATTAATTTGTTGCGGGAAGGACTGGATTTACCCGAAGTATCATTAGTCGCAATTTTAGATGCTGATAAAGAAGGATTTTTACGAGATGAACGCAGTATTATTCAGACCGCAGGTCGTGCGGCACGCAATGTTTCTGGAGTTGTTATTCTTTACGCGGATAATATCACAAAATCAATTAAAAACGCTTTGGCTGAAGCCGAACGCAGACGACAAAAACAGATTGAATATAACCGCCAACATAAGATTACGCCCAAATCCATCGAAAAATCAATAACTCAAGTAATCAAAACAACCATTGTGGCTGATGCAAAAGTAAGCAGTGATGTTATTGAAGAGATCGAGCAAGGTGCAGATAAAAAGGAAATTTTGACTCGTTTAGAACAAGCAATGCGCCAAGCCGCAGAGAATTTAGAATTCGAAAAAGCAGCAAAGATTCGTGACCAAATTAAAAAACTAAAGCAAGAATTACTTGACCAGGAATTCATTAAGAACCGAAAAAAACCGACGATTCACAAGTAACTAAGTCGCAATGTGTCTTGCGAAGTTCCTTGAGGGCTAATCATTGAAAATTTTTCCCCTGATTTATAATTTCTTTATTTCAGTAAGCAAACGGACAATAAATACCTTTTTAAGTCTAATGAAAATAATTATTCCTGTTTACACTTTGGTGTATATACTTTCTTTAACACCGGTATTAAAAACCTTCGCCGATTTTCTTAAACCCGCAATGAAGCATTTTGGATTACCAGGAGAAAGTGCTTTAGCACTAATTCTGGGCAATTTTATTAATCTCTATGCCGCAATCGGCGTAATCCCATTATTAAAACTCTCACCGCACCAAGTTACGACCATCGCCTTAATGCTTCTAACTTCTCATAGTCAGATTCTGGAAACATCGGTCTTTATTAAACTCAAGACACGATTTTTATTCCTCTTATTTTTAAGAATTATCATTGCGATAATTGTTGGTTATGTCTTTGCCCGCATATGATGATTGTAATCTCCAATAAACATTATTGTCAGAAATTATTTTTTTGTTCAATCTCTCGTTATCTACCTCATAGACATTATCAGCAACATTACGGGCGATATCTTTTCTCACTTATGATTATTATCTATTTTGGATGTTTGTTCGGACCGGGTTTTCTAAAAACAATTATGATAATCGCTTGATTATCTTTCTGCGCACTTATGATTATTGCTAATTATTTGAAAGGTATTTCCAGTTTAGGTATTAAAACCTTCATTATTCTTTTCTTAGTCTTTGTTTTATTGGAACTAATCCAAAGAAGCGGAATCTTAAGTAAAGGTTATCAAGCAATAGCAAAAGTTGTTAAGTTTATCGGATTTAATATTCAAGGCACGGCACCCCTTTTAGCCGGGATTATCTTGGGTATTATTTATGGTGCCGGAGTTATTGATGACTTGATTAAACAGGGAAGTGTTGATAAGAAACAAGTCTTTTTAGTGTCCGTATTTCTTTCAATGTGCCATGCAATATTTGAAGATACAGGGTTATTTCTCATGCTCGGGGCAAGTTTTTTTTGGATAACCGTGCCCAGATTATTACTGGCAATAGTCGTAACATTTATAATCAGTAAACTCACTAAATAATACCTGAAAAAAACAACAATTACCCAAAGAAACATTATAAAAATTAGTTTTCGTTACTGAAAGCACAAATCAATTTATATTTTCTGTATTTTCCGTGAATGAAGCGGTATATTCTGAACCTCTAAAACTTTTTACTTGACAAAAATCCTAAAATCTGTTATACTATAACAAAAGTAAGGATTTTAATAAGAAAGGCGGTGATAGAAATGCCGGTAAGAACTACTTTAAGAAGAGTGCAAAAGTTTAAGGCAAAGTATGACCCGGAAGTAATTCGCAATGCGGTTGAAAAACAATTGGATGCAATTATTGAACAGCAGACTTATGCTCAAACGCAACTGGAGAAAGTTGAAAACCTGACTAAAGTTATTTTAGGCCAAGAAGGTGTGCCTTCGCCATTGATTCCAGCCTATTTAAACTTTGCTCGGCAGGTTTGGCGGATTCGAAATAAATTTTCGGCTGAAACCTTAAAGATTGAAACCGATATCGCATTATATAAATGGGTAAGGCGTTCATTGCAAGAATCAGTCTTAATTCGGATTCGGGACCAAATCTTTACTCTTGAAGCACCTGCGTCATAAGAGACTGTCGACATATCCAGAGTTATAGAGCCGATTAGTTTCTCTAAGTTTCAGTTTCTACCTGTTTCTATAGATATTCATTTTATAATATGCTTTTTTGTGTTTGATTTTTATTTTGT
Encoded proteins:
- a CDS encoding DUF296 domain-containing protein, with the translated sequence MQVLKVKNGYVLKLETNEDIMALLKDFTKQKKIKGAFLFGLGAGKEITLGYYDPLKKNYQKRFFAEDYEFASIIGNIAYLDEEPILHIHCTISPGNFNTYSGHLFSAKVAATVELLIIPLDKKLLRKPDTKTGLNLLFFDPSKTSKR
- the uvrB gene encoding excinuclease ABC subunit UvrB; protein product: MFKLKAPFKPTGDQPSAISALVKGLKENKKYQTLLGVTGSGKTFTMANVIAQINRPVIVISHNKTLAAQLYGEFKQFFPENAVEYFISYYDYYQPEAYVPEMDLYIEKDASINEEIEQMRLRATSSLIERRDVIIVASVSCIYNLGEPEEYKESLLPISLDKNISRDELIEKLVYLQYARNDTELKRSCFRVRGDVIEIHPSHRDYGVRVEFGANNIERISIFDILNRSVLETRERIVIYPAKYFVTSGNKLERAIRSIEAELSQRLAELQSQNKLLEMQRLKTRTKFDIEMLREFGYCPGIENYSRHLSGRPPGSRPYCLLDYFPSDYLMIIDESHQTIPQIIGMYNGDRARKEVLVEHGFRLPSCLDNRPLKFDEFQSLINQCIFTSATPTEFEIRLSGGEVVEQIVRPTGLVDPQMIVRPTTNQVDDLIKEIRIRMERKERVLVTTLTKRMAEDLAEYLTEMGLRVKYLHSEIDAIERIEILRGLRLGEFDVLVGINLLREGLDLPEVSLVAILDADKEGFLRDERSIIQTAGRAARNVSGVVILYADNITKSIKNALAEAERRRQKQIEYNRQHKITPKSIEKSITQVIKTTIVADAKVSSDVIEEIEQGADKKEILTRLEQAMRQAAENLEFEKAAKIRDQIKKLKQELLDQEFIKNRKKPTIHK
- a CDS encoding nucleoside recognition protein — its product is MKIIIPVYTLVYILSLTPVLKTFADFLKPAMKHFGLPGESALALILGNFINLYAAIGVIPLLKLSPHQVTTIALMLLTSHSQILETSVFIKLKTRFLFLLFLRIIIAIIVGYVFARI
- a CDS encoding nucleoside recognition protein codes for the protein MIIANYLKGISSLGIKTFIILFLVFVLLELIQRSGILSKGYQAIAKVVKFIGFNIQGTAPLLAGIILGIIYGAGVIDDLIKQGSVDKKQVFLVSVFLSMCHAIFEDTGLFLMLGASFFWITVPRLLLAIVVTFIISKLTK